ATTTGGGCTGCGGCCAGGTTGCGGGCAGCGCTCAGGGCAGCTCCATCCCCCCCGAGAACTACTGCGAGATCGATCGAATTCCGTACCGAGCCGAGAAACACCGGGTAGGGATTATCGTGGGGGCCACTGGGGCCAAGGAGGACGTTAATCCCGCGTTGCTCTAGGGCTTGGGCACACCGTTCCGCCGATCGCTTGGCCAGGGCATCCCCTGATTTGTAGGCCACAATCACCTGTTCCAGCTTCATGCGCTATCCTGCTGCCGAAATTGCTTTTCCTTAAGCTACTCTGCTTTGGCAAAGGAGGGACAATGCTGGTGAGCTAAATTCTGGGCAGGACAGACAACTGCCTTAGATGACAGTAGATAGACCCAGGAAATTAGATAGACCCACGGGCTTGAGATTCCAGCCGCAGGCGGCCATCAAGCGATTTCGTTGGCTTTTTTCGCCCATTCAATATCCTTGAGCGTAATGCCCCCTGCATCATGGGTCGTCAGTTCGACCGTGACGCGATTGTAGACATTAAACCACTCTGGGTGGTGTCCCATGGCCTCCGACACCAGCGCCATACTGGCCATAAAGCCAAACGCCCGCACAAAATCAGCAAATTGGAACTGGCGGTAGAGTTTGCCGTTTTGCACTGACCATCCTTCTAGTTGGCTCAGTTGGCTTTCCAGATCTTGGGGGGATAACACGATCGCCATGGGCACTCCTGATTATTTTTAGGTAGATAGATAAAATTTGGCAGAGAGCTTGTTTAAAGAACTTGGCAGAGAACTTGCTGCGAGAAATTGGCAGAGAATCAGAACTCCTGAAATCACGAAGTCCGGCTTAAACCGCCATTTTGAGGGGGATTTCGCAGCGATCGCCCGGTTTGGGTTCCAGGACTTGGGTGGCTAGACCTTTGGCTGTGAGTTGTTTTTGCAGATCCGCAGGGCCACCATCGGCAGACAGGAGCTTGATTAACATCCCATCAAATTCAATATCTCCCCCGGCAGCGGTGGGCAGCATGACTTGAGGCTTGACCCATTGCGCCAATTCCAGCGCACTGGAGGTGCCTTTAATAAAAGATCCCAGCAATGGCAATTTCAGATCCACCATGGGTGTCAGCACCACATCGATCGTGCCTTGCTTCTTCAGTTCTGGGGAATGGTAGCCGTGGGGTTCATAGTACAGCGTTGTCCCCTGGGTCAAATCTTTGAGCAGGTAAGCATTTTCCTTCGTAGTCGGGCCGACGGGTGAGCCTTCCAACGCTTGGACTTTAACCGTCTTATCCAAGGTAAAAACGTGGTGGTGGGGAAGGGCCGTCACTTGGGCGAATCCCAGCGATTCTGCAACTTTGGCCGCATTGGGCGAACCCACCACGGGAATGGACTTGTCCAGTGCCTTGAGGGTGGCAGGATGGGCGTGATCTTCTAACCCTTGGGAGAGCAAAATCAGATCAATATTTTCGGGAATGGCCCGATCGTGGCTGCGAAACCCTCGGAAAAACCATTTCGCGTTGCCGAACATCAAGTCATCAACCAACCAAGGATCGAGGAGAATCCGCTTACCAGCCAGTTCAATCAGCCAAGAGTTGCTATCAAGCCAAGTCAAGTACATTGGAAAATTGGAAAGTGAAGGACGGGATCTCTTTCAGGGTAGCACCCTCGATTCTGTCCTGGTTTATCCCTGGGTTGTTTTCCCAGGGTCGTGTTCCCTGGGTCGTTTTCACGAGAATGCTTACATTGGCAGTTGCAAGGGGCCTTTACGCCCAGGCATCCTGATCGCCCACCAGTTCCACTTCGAAGGTTTCGCCCATGGTCGTCACCCGATCGCCATTGACTAACTTACGACCTCGCCGCAGTTCGATCGTGCCGTTGACCCGCACCCGACCATCTTGGATTAACAGTTTGGCTTGGCCACCGGTGTCCACAACACCGACTAATTTCAGAAATTGATCCAGTTTGATAAAGTCAGCCATGGGGAGAGGCTACCGCTAGTGGTGGTGGGGTGAAATGTGAAATTCTAGGAAGCGCTTACAACTCATCGATCGTCACTAATCCGCCCTCTATGAATTGAATCACAAGTTCTTGCTCATTCAGCATCGCCGTTCCAATCAGAGGTCTGCGCCCTGTCGCAAACACACGGATATCCCGCTCCACGCCATTCCAAAAAATTGTTGCTTGATGAACGGCTAAAGAAACTGTGCTGTTATCTGCCAAATTCACAGGCAGGTTATACAAGAATGGAAGCCTCAGCAAATTTACCGCTTCTGGTGGTAAACACAGGTAATCCGTAAAACCGGTATCTACAACAAACTCGATCGGGAAAGTTGAACCATTTACCAAGAGAAATGTCAATGATACGATCGCATGTCTGTCAGTCACTATACCGGAAATCACTGCTCACCCTCTCCATAACACCCCCTAACGAAGCCGCTACATTGTAGCCAATGCGAATCCCAAAAAGTCTTGCAAAGGGATGTTTTGCATTGAGATTGTGTGCTGCTTGCAGTCCAGTTTCATCAATCTCGTAGTCACCTGTCTCAATATCAATGATGACCATCTTACCAATATTTTCCTCCGTCTCAACGACTTGACGGATTTGGTTATCGTAAAGTTGGTTGGCACGTTTCGCGACTTCTTCGCTGCTTAATAGGATCGCTTGCATCATTGACCCCCGATCGCTACGCTATCTCTTTGAATTCTTTCATACTAACCTACGAATAGTATGATGAGCATTGCCCACCCCCCATGCAGGCTGACCCAGATTTGCTTTGGATAGACTCAACAGATAGCCTTTAAACCGCACTCCAACCCATACATGAAGTAGGCTAACTAGGATCCAACCGCACTATGCCCACGAATTCCGATCTTCTTTCCCGTTTGCAATCCCTCGATGGAGCCAGCTACAAAGCCTATCGAGAGATTCAGGGTCGCCATGACTTTCCGGACTTCACGCTATGGATCGATCGGGTACAAGGGGATCCCTTTGCCACCCCGAGCCAAGTCCGGGTCATCGTACCGCAGGCGATCGCGCAATTTCCATCCCACCTCTTCCGTAATCAAATTCGCGAAATTGCGTTGCGGGATTGGCTGACTCGGCAATTCGATCGGGTGGTGCGATCGCTGTGGCATCAACTGCCCCGCGCAGGTACAGGGAATAGTGGCACGATTCAGATGGTGCAGCCGGGACAGGCCATTTTGGAACGTACATCGGTCTTGATTTCAGGAGAGGCAGTAGAAGCACGATTCAGGGTGGGATTACCGGCCTTCGGTCGGAGGATTGCTGGGAGAGAAGCCAGTGAATTACTCTGTAAAGTTCTACCCAGAGTCGTTGAACAAACACTGATCTATACAAATTTAAATTCTGAAGAGATTCGAATTCACATTGAACAGGCGGAAGATACAGATTTCATTCGCCAACAGTTAACCGAGCAGAATTTAATCGCGTTTATTGCAGATCAGGCAATTCTGCCCCGGCGCAGTGGCGTGGACGATCGACCCCTGTTAGAGTCTGTCATTTCCTTTCAAACACCGGAAACGTTACGGGTCGAATTGACCTGCCCAAATCGCGGTCAAGTCACTGGCATGGGCATTCCCGCTGGAGTCACCTTGATTGTAGGCGGTGGCTACCATGGCAAATCGACCTTACTGCGGGCGATCGAACGGGGCATTTACAATCACATTCCGGGGGATGGGCGCGAATGGGTTGTAACAAATCCGACAGCGATGAAAATTCGGGCTGAGGATGGACGCAGGATTCCCCCGATCGATCTCTCGTCCTTTATCAACCATCTCCCCCAGGGTCGATCGGTGCAGCAATTTACAACCGATAACGCCAGTGGCAGCACCTCCCAAGCCGCGAATATTCTGGAAGCGTTGGCAGTGGGTACCCAAGTTTTACTGCTGGATGAAGACACCTGCGCGACGAATTTTATGATTCGCGATCGGCGGATGCAAGCCCTGATTCGTAAAGACCAGGAACCCATTACCCCCTTCATCGATCGCATTCGGCAACTATACGAAGAACATGGGGTGTCCACTGTATTAGTGATGGGGGGCTGTGGGGATTATTTAGAAGTGGCTGATACGGTGATTGCGATGCAGGAATTTCAGCCGCAGGATGTAACCGTCCAGGCTCAGCACGTGGTCAAGACCTATGGGGGCGATCGCCTTCGGGAAGTCACAACGCCCTTGGAGCCTCGACTATCGCGATCGATTCAGCCCGGTTTCCTCGCTCTGCGTCAGGAGGATCAATTTCCCAAAATTAAGCTACGAGGACTACAGCAGTTAGAAATTGGGCCTTATACCATTGATCTGTCAGCGGTAGAACAACTGATCGAACCGGGACAACTCCGGGCGATCGCCTCCGCCCTCCTGATGCTGAACGAACCCAGTCCGCACGGAAATCGTTGGGATCTCCCAGCCCAACCCATCTACCTACAAGAGTTAAATTCTTTACACCTGTATCCCCAGGGTGACTTGGTGGAATTTCGACCTCAAGAATTAGCTGCTGCCCTCAATCGCCTACGAAAAGCGAGTTCACGCCATCGAGATGATGAGGATTCTGTGAAGTCTTTCTAAGGGATTGAACCCTGTTCTCAAAAAACGTGTTCGAAAGGATACACTAGATCATGCATCAGGGCTACTGTAGATTCTGCTAAATTGGCGGGGTCTTCTCAAATTTCTCCGCATTTTGGATCATTTTTGAAGATGAATCGATCGGGCTCCACGGGTCTCAACCGGATTCGCTTAGGCAAAGCATTGATGGAATCAAAGCATTGACTTGATCAAAGCATTGGTTGAAACCAAGGATTGACTTAAGCACAGCATTGGCTTGCGTAGAGTGCTTGTGCCCTGTGATCAATACTCTGTGATCAATACCCTGTGATAAATGCCCTGTGATAAAACCTGTGATAACAATGCCCTGCCTGCAATGCAATGCTAGATCAATCTTCCGATAGCCCTCTTTTCTCTGAATTAACAGAGTACTTCGAGATACAAACCTCGCGGGAGATTGAACTGCTGGAAAATCCTTGGCGGAATGCCCCCAGCCTCCTCCGGCCTCGTCAGCCGTCTGCACCAGTGCTAGACCATGCTGAGCCTATTGCCGTTTTGCGCGATCGCGATTGGAGCGAACTCATGAATCTCTTCGATCGTGGGGAAATGCCTGAGATTGAGCAAGAACTAGAACAACGCCTACGGATGCTATTTCCGGCACCCTACTGGGAAGATGATGAAAATTGGCAGTTTGTTCAACATTTGTTGGAATAGCCACGATTTAAGCAGCGATTTAGTGCACAAGTTAGTGAGCACAAGTTATTTGCCGCAAGTTATTGAGTACAAGTTATTGAGTACAAGTTATTTGCTGCAAGTTATTGAGCACAAGTTATTTGCCGCAAGTTATTTGGTGCAGCAGCAATTTGCCGTAGCAGTGTGGCAATCCTGGAAGACTGTGCCCTGTCGTGGAAAATCGAGGTTCTTGATTGACTAATCGAATGCTCGTAATGGCTACCCTGTATTGGAGTCACGCACTACTGAGCAATCGATCGCATTAATACTCAACTTTTTCAATGAACCCGCGAATGCCGTTCAAATCAATGTATCGATCGGTGGCATTGCGGAGTTCACGGGCGATCATGCCTTCCGTGGAAACAACCGTGATGTGGGTGTTTTTGCACCGCAAAAGTTCAACCGCTCGCTCAAAATCCCCATCCCCACTGAATAGAACGACGCGATCGTACAACTCCACCGTGTTGAACATGTCCACAACAATCTCGATATCGAGGTTTGCCTTCTGGGAATAACGCCCCGATGAATCGTCGTAGTACTCCTTCAGGATCTTCGTCCGCACGGTGTATCCCAGACTAATCAACGCATCCCGAAACCCGCGCTGATCTTGCGGATCCTTCAAACCTGTGTACCAAAAGGCATTCACTAACTCGATGCCTTGTTCACTTGCAAAGTACTCCAAAACCCGTTTCGGGTCGAAGAACCAACCGTTCTTCTGTTGCGCATAGAACATATTGTTGCCGTCCACAAAAATGGACAGACGACTGAGTGGGTAAGGCATAGGAATTTAAAAACCTAGAATTTTTGTATGCAAAACGAGCGATCGCGCTTCATAAATAAGAACTGGCTGCTCAACATCAGCACTCACTGAGTGGGGGCGAAGATGAGACTTGGGAGGTATCCAAGCATATTTCAGGGCATATTCAGTCGAGCAAATAGTTAGGATAAAAGTTCTCCAAATGGAGTTAGCTTTCTTTCCTTAGAGAACTTAGAAGTTAATTTAACTAATCTCTCAGCGTACCTGGTATGGATAGTGCAGTTGAGTCTGTCCTAGGACAGAATTTCTACAAGAACTTTTAATAGAGCATATTCGGTGTATTCGATCACTGCCATCACAAAGAACACGGAGTCCAACTAGTTTTTTCAATGGAGTCAGTGTATCTATCTACGTTAACTTACGGCTGGAAAAGTTTACCAGACCTTGCAAAGAGACTACCCTTGCAAAGAGACTGCGAATTTAACCACGTTGTTAATCATTGTGCCGATGAAACCTTATAAAAACTAGTATCTGAAGTCGTAGGTGTAGACAGGTTTGAATGGTATCTGACTCAAGTTTTCTATCGGGTTAACTCTATCCTCATGCAAGACACACTGGAAGATATCCGGCCTCCGTGTTTTGGAAAAGTCCATTACAGATCGAGGAATAGGAACTTTATTGGCTGTTGCAGATTGTCAAACAGTTTCTTGATAGATTCCCTGGAATCCTAAAGTCCTCCGAAACAAGCCATGACTACAAGCCCTATGAAACAGAAGCCCTATGAAACAGAAGCTCTATGAAACAAATACAGATTAGACTGTTTGGGAGAGACGACAATAATTCTTCTTTCCTGAATACGTTCTTCTTTCCTGAATACGTTCTTTTTTCCCGAATATGTTCTCCTTCCCTGAATAAACTGGGTTAGCAACCTCCACGCCTAAAATTCTCGATTATGCTGAATTCTATAGTGTCTTAACCCCATATAGAGAAATTTAGGCTGCTAGATAGAAGCGGTTGCCCCGTAGTAGGGTGCTAGAACTGTAAAGGGTGCTTCCTCGGATTTTGAGTTCACAGCTTTGGATTCACAGTTTTGGATTCACAGTTTGAACACCCCTTGGATAGCCAGTTTCCCAAGTCAGAGTGCCTGAAGCTGATCTAGCCCACCTAAATTTTGAGTCATGGTTTAGAGTGAAGCATGCCACGAGGATCCTCCAATTCTGCGACTGAAACTTTGCCTCTGCCTCCTAAATCGCGGCTCAGTCGCTTGCAAAAGCACTTTCGTTGGCCCCAACCTAAGTTTGAACAGGTGGTTCACTTAATCGCAGGGGCGGGGGCAGTTGTTATGGCGATCGCCACCGCCACCAATCCCCTGTGGGTGCAGGTCGCTGAACGCAATGTTCAAAGTGCCTTCCAGCAAATGCGTGGACAAAAACCTGTCCCGAACAACATTGTGATTGTGGAAGTTGATGAACAGTCCATCAGCTTGCTGGGAGCCTGGCCCCTGCGGCGGGAAATCTACGCCCAAGCCCTAGACCGGATCATGCAGGCCGGAGCCAAGGCGATCGCGGTGGATGTGATTTGGGATTTGCCCAGTAGCTATGGCTCAGGGCAGGGGGCACCGGAGGACTGCCTCGATCCGACAACCTATCCAGCATCGGCAGATGATCGGGCGCTCCAAAAAGTTTTACAACGCTACGATGGGCGGATTGCCTTAGCGACCCATTTTCTCCCCAAGACCAATGTTTGGAACCAGTACCAACTGTCTCTGCCGTCATGCCCTTTCCGCACGCCCCAAGCCACCTTTGGCATTGTCAATGTGCTGTTTGAACCGGAAGGCATTGATCCGAGTCAGCAACGGGTTTATCGGTTGGGGGACGCCTTTATCAATACCAAGATTCGACCGGATTTCGACCAGAATGAAATTTTGGACGTGACGGGGGCACTCTCCTTTCCTCAAGCGGCATTAAAGGTGGCTGGATTGACCCAGAAGCCCCACGCAGGGGACACCCTGTCCTTTTATGGGCCGCCGGGGGTGCCCTTTCAAGACCAAACCCTTTCCTTTAGCTACGTTCTATCGCCGGAAAACTGGAGCGATCGCCTGCAGAATGGCCAGGTTTTCAAAGATAAGCTGGTGGTGATTGGGTCCGCGTTGGAAAATCCGCCCGATTTTGTCCAGACGCCGGTGGGTCGGATGAAGGGAGTGGAATACCAGGCCACCGCGATCGCGAACCTGATGCAAGGGGTGACGCTCAAAGAAGCGCTACCCAACACCTGGGCGCAGGGAGCAGTCACCTTTGGGCTGGTGCTGGTGGGCATTCTTCTGCAAGGTCGATCGCAGCGGGCGATCGTGCGGCTGACAATTGGCAGCTTCAGTATCCTGGCTTGGCTCTCTATCAGCTATGCCTTGATGAGTGGGGCACTGCTCCTCGTGCCAACGGCTTTGCCCGTTTGGGGCATGATTTGGGTGGGGGGAACCTACGGGATCGCTGGAATTATCGGCGATCGGCGGACGCAGGATCGCTTACGCCAGACCTTGAAACGCTACGGAGCCTCACCCGTTGTCCAAGAAATTATTGACCAACAGGAAGACAGCAAGATTCGCAATTTACTGCATGAGCGGCAGTTAGAGTTGCAGGGCAAAAAGCTGGGTGGACGCTACAAAGTCATTCAAATCCTCGGCTCCGGCGGGTTTGGCGAAACCTATGTCGCAGAAGATACGCAACGTCCAGGCACCCCCCGTTGTGTCGTGAAGCAACTCCATCCCACCAGCGACAATCCACGCCACCTCCGGTTAGCCCGACGGCTATTCAAACGGGAGGCCGAGGCCTTGGAGCAACTGGGCAGCCATGATCAAATTCCCCGCCTTCTGGCCTACTTTGAAGAAGAGAATGAATTTTATCTCGTCCAAGAAATGGTGATTGGGCGACCCCTGAGTGAAGAGTTTGCCCTAGGGCGACATTTTCCCGAGACGAAAGTGGTCTCCATGGTGCGGGAACTGTTGCAAATTCTCAGCTTTGTGCACCAGCACGGGGTGATTCACCGCGATATCAAGCCCAGCAACATCATCCAGCGGGAATCCGATAGCAAGCTGGTGTTGATTGACTTTGGGGCAGCCAAGGCGATTCAAACGGGACTGCCCCTGGATGATAAAGCCAGCGACCTCACCGTTGGCATCGGCACCCAGGGGTATATGCCGCCGGAGCAATGTACGGGCAATCCGAGGCTCAACAGTGACCTGTATGCTGTGGGCATGTTGGCGATTCAAGCTTTGACGGGACGCCCGCCGAGCCAATTGAAAGCCCATCCGGTGACTGGCGAAGTTGATTGGCTGGATTACAGTTATGTCAGTAACCAATTTGCAGCGGTGCTGGCGAAGTTGGTGCGCTATGACTTTCAAGCCCGCTACCAAACGGCCCAGGATGCCCTGCAAGATCTGCGTCAACTGGCGACCTTCCCCACGGCTCCCGCCCTCGTGGAAAAAGCAGTGCAGGAAGCGACAACCGTGACGAGCGAAGAAATTAACAGTGACACGCGCATCTGGCCCCAAAACTTTGGGGCAGCCCAAGAGATTCCGCCGACCGATCCCCAGTCGCTCAAGGTGACCGATGCCCCTCCCCGCGAGCCGGAGCAGTCTGATGCCATGCAGGAAACGCCACCAACGGATCCTCCCTATGCTTAAGGTGCTTAAGGCATTCCCTGGGCTGTCTGAATTATGGGCTGTCTGGGTTATGGGCTATCTGGGGCTGCGATCTGGGGGGCACGGCCCGTTAGCCCGAGCATCAACCGCAGGATTTGGGTCTTAATCGGTTGAATATTGCCGAGGATCCAGAGACCCAGGCGGCGGAGTCCCACGATCGGGAGAATCCGGTTGGAGAACAGGCGATCGAGGCAATCGGTAAAGGCCAGCACGATGACATTTTCAACCATGCGCCACCGCTCATAGCGCTTGAGTACCTTGAGGCTGGCAAAATCTTCGCCTCGGTGGTGGGCTGTGCGGATGACCTCCGCCAGGGCCGCTGCATCGCGCACACCGAGATTCATGCCTTGGCCGCCGACGGGATGGCAGCAGTGGGCCGCATCGCCAATCAGCGCCAGCCGAGGTTTGACGTACTGGGTACTGTGGAGCAGCCGCACGGGAAAAACATAGGGATCCCCCACAAGGTCGAGCTGGCCCATCTGGGAGCCGTAGCGCTGGGTCAGTTCCTGTAGGAAGCTAGCGCGATCGAGCTGCATCAGACGTTCTGCTTCTGCGTGGGGCACCGTCCAGACAATGCGGCATAGATTATCTGGCAAGGGCAGGATGGCGAAGGGCCCATCGGTTTGGAAGCGCTCGTAGGCGATGTTGGCGTGGGACTTTTCGGGCTGGATAAAGGCGACCACACAGGATTGCCAATACTGCCAGCCGTAGGTGCGAATGCTGGCCTGTTGCCGCAGGGGAGATCGGGCACCGTCCGCCCCCACGACGAGCCGACTGCGCAGGGTGGTGACTTCCCCCGACTGGTCGATCGTCAGCCGTGCAACCTTGGCTTGAAAGTCTGTCTGCACGACCTTGGCAGGGCAGAGCCAAGTGATGTCAGGGCATTGGCGCAGTTGGGTTTGCAATTCCGCCAGGAGAATCCGATGTTCGGCCACATAGCCCAACGTGTCTGACTGGATATCCTGGGGCGAAAACTGGACAACCCCTGGATGACGCCCATCGGAGAGATAAACCTGGGTATAGGTTTCGATTTGGGGGCGAATCCGTTGCCAGAGGCCCAATTGGTCAAAAATTTGGCTGGAGAGCAGATTGAGGGAGTACGCCTGTCCACGAGCCACGGCCAAGGATTGTTCGCTCGCTTCAATCAGGGCAATTTTGAGTCCTGAACCGGATAGGGCACAAGCCGCCAAGCTCCCAACGATCCCACCGCCCACGATCGTGACATCGTAATCGTAGGTGGCTTGATTGTCATCGGTCTCAGCGTCCTGGGAGTTTTCACGCGGAGCGTATGCAGATGTGACAGCCTTCACCTGAGCCATATTATCTAACCGTTATTATCCAACCGTGAAGAAAGGGGTTAGCCCCTAAGCAAGGGGTAACTGTTAAGAAACGCAAGAAACCGTTACATTTCTATTCTGACCTGAAGAAATCCGAGTCGGCAAGCAGATCGATCGATTCTGGCCGGGATCAAGGGGATGGATCTGGGCTATGGGGTATACGTGTGATCGTTTGACGATGGGCAACGGGAATGGGTTTAGCGATCGGAATCACGATCGAACCACCTGCAAAATCGATCGATCGTGGGCGATGCAGCAAGGTTGAACGAGATCACGATGACAGGCATTGACTGCACGTTTTCGGTCAGCAGTAGCCGGAAATTTGGCTGGGAATTTAGCCAGGAATTTGGCTGGGAATTTAGCCAGGAATTAGCCAGCCGTAATTGCGTCAATACTCAACTAAAGACGCTGATGGTCTATCAATCCGGTGTACTCCTGTACAAAGGATTGAGGGGGTTAGGCCCGATCGAAATTATTTTCACCCATTTGGATGATCTCATCAGAGGAGGTAGGAATGGTCTTCCATTGGGTATCCTGAAGAGGTATAGAGCACAAGACATCTCAGAAAGCGCTGGATGGGGCATCCGGATTGCTTTCTGGGATTTTTCTGTTTTGGAGAGACCTATTTAGATAACGAATGAAGGAACAGAGATCACAAAAAGATGTGATTGTTAAACGCTTCAAGAGCATGTTCAATGAAATACTCACTAAAATACTGGTTGCAAAGTTCACAGAAAAAATT
The window above is part of the Alkalinema sp. FACHB-956 genome. Proteins encoded here:
- a CDS encoding MBL fold metallo-hydrolase yields the protein MYLTWLDSNSWLIELAGKRILLDPWLVDDLMFGNAKWFFRGFRSHDRAIPENIDLILLSQGLEDHAHPATLKALDKSIPVVGSPNAAKVAESLGFAQVTALPHHHVFTLDKTVKVQALEGSPVGPTTKENAYLLKDLTQGTTLYYEPHGYHSPELKKQGTIDVVLTPMVDLKLPLLGSFIKGTSSALELAQWVKPQVMLPTAAGGDIEFDGMLIKLLSADGGPADLQKQLTAKGLATQVLEPKPGDRCEIPLKMAV
- a CDS encoding FAD-dependent hydroxylase; translation: MAQVKAVTSAYAPRENSQDAETDDNQATYDYDVTIVGGGIVGSLAACALSGSGLKIALIEASEQSLAVARGQAYSLNLLSSQIFDQLGLWQRIRPQIETYTQVYLSDGRHPGVVQFSPQDIQSDTLGYVAEHRILLAELQTQLRQCPDITWLCPAKVVQTDFQAKVARLTIDQSGEVTTLRSRLVVGADGARSPLRQQASIRTYGWQYWQSCVVAFIQPEKSHANIAYERFQTDGPFAILPLPDNLCRIVWTVPHAEAERLMQLDRASFLQELTQRYGSQMGQLDLVGDPYVFPVRLLHSTQYVKPRLALIGDAAHCCHPVGGQGMNLGVRDAAALAEVIRTAHHRGEDFASLKVLKRYERWRMVENVIVLAFTDCLDRLFSNRILPIVGLRRLGLWILGNIQPIKTQILRLMLGLTGRAPQIAAPDSP
- a CDS encoding ABC-ATPase domain-containing protein, with the translated sequence MPTNSDLLSRLQSLDGASYKAYREIQGRHDFPDFTLWIDRVQGDPFATPSQVRVIVPQAIAQFPSHLFRNQIREIALRDWLTRQFDRVVRSLWHQLPRAGTGNSGTIQMVQPGQAILERTSVLISGEAVEARFRVGLPAFGRRIAGREASELLCKVLPRVVEQTLIYTNLNSEEIRIHIEQAEDTDFIRQQLTEQNLIAFIADQAILPRRSGVDDRPLLESVISFQTPETLRVELTCPNRGQVTGMGIPAGVTLIVGGGYHGKSTLLRAIERGIYNHIPGDGREWVVTNPTAMKIRAEDGRRIPPIDLSSFINHLPQGRSVQQFTTDNASGSTSQAANILEALAVGTQVLLLDEDTCATNFMIRDRRMQALIRKDQEPITPFIDRIRQLYEEHGVSTVLVMGGCGDYLEVADTVIAMQEFQPQDVTVQAQHVVKTYGGDRLREVTTPLEPRLSRSIQPGFLALRQEDQFPKIKLRGLQQLEIGPYTIDLSAVEQLIEPGQLRAIASALLMLNEPSPHGNRWDLPAQPIYLQELNSLHLYPQGDLVEFRPQELAAALNRLRKASSRHRDDEDSVKSF
- a CDS encoding serine/threonine-protein kinase codes for the protein MPRGSSNSATETLPLPPKSRLSRLQKHFRWPQPKFEQVVHLIAGAGAVVMAIATATNPLWVQVAERNVQSAFQQMRGQKPVPNNIVIVEVDEQSISLLGAWPLRREIYAQALDRIMQAGAKAIAVDVIWDLPSSYGSGQGAPEDCLDPTTYPASADDRALQKVLQRYDGRIALATHFLPKTNVWNQYQLSLPSCPFRTPQATFGIVNVLFEPEGIDPSQQRVYRLGDAFINTKIRPDFDQNEILDVTGALSFPQAALKVAGLTQKPHAGDTLSFYGPPGVPFQDQTLSFSYVLSPENWSDRLQNGQVFKDKLVVIGSALENPPDFVQTPVGRMKGVEYQATAIANLMQGVTLKEALPNTWAQGAVTFGLVLVGILLQGRSQRAIVRLTIGSFSILAWLSISYALMSGALLLVPTALPVWGMIWVGGTYGIAGIIGDRRTQDRLRQTLKRYGASPVVQEIIDQQEDSKIRNLLHERQLELQGKKLGGRYKVIQILGSGGFGETYVAEDTQRPGTPRCVVKQLHPTSDNPRHLRLARRLFKREAEALEQLGSHDQIPRLLAYFEEENEFYLVQEMVIGRPLSEEFALGRHFPETKVVSMVRELLQILSFVHQHGVIHRDIKPSNIIQRESDSKLVLIDFGAAKAIQTGLPLDDKASDLTVGIGTQGYMPPEQCTGNPRLNSDLYAVGMLAIQALTGRPPSQLKAHPVTGEVDWLDYSYVSNQFAAVLAKLVRYDFQARYQTAQDALQDLRQLATFPTAPALVEKAVQEATTVTSEEINSDTRIWPQNFGAAQEIPPTDPQSLKVTDAPPREPEQSDAMQETPPTDPPYA
- a CDS encoding clan AA aspartic protease, encoding MISGIVTDRHAIVSLTFLLVNGSTFPIEFVVDTGFTDYLCLPPEAVNLLRLPFLYNLPVNLADNSTVSLAVHQATIFWNGVERDIRVFATGRRPLIGTAMLNEQELVIQFIEGGLVTIDEL
- a CDS encoding NYN domain-containing protein, which codes for MPYPLSRLSIFVDGNNMFYAQQKNGWFFDPKRVLEYFASEQGIELVNAFWYTGLKDPQDQRGFRDALISLGYTVRTKILKEYYDDSSGRYSQKANLDIEIVVDMFNTVELYDRVVLFSGDGDFERAVELLRCKNTHITVVSTEGMIARELRNATDRYIDLNGIRGFIEKVEY
- a CDS encoding RNA-binding S4 domain-containing protein; this encodes MADFIKLDQFLKLVGVVDTGGQAKLLIQDGRVRVNGTIELRRGRKLVNGDRVTTMGETFEVELVGDQDAWA
- a CDS encoding 4a-hydroxytetrahydrobiopterin dehydratase, with translation MAIVLSPQDLESQLSQLEGWSVQNGKLYRQFQFADFVRAFGFMASMALVSEAMGHHPEWFNVYNRVTVELTTHDAGGITLKDIEWAKKANEIA